A section of the Salminus brasiliensis chromosome 10, fSalBra1.hap2, whole genome shotgun sequence genome encodes:
- the shtn1 gene encoding shootin-1: MAATDREEQQMRTINELSDRAFRQYEGLRKEHEKTKLECKQLKKERDEAQRKLEEFERVSHRVLQEVSSIQENLEVEKTCRETVEALASKLNRQNRSLKRKSMLYLAHLGADVIADIKLDDEDEDEADDQAEESGTCSSAHCQFLITELRDKLESAQEEKKHLAIDLDSVKDQLRKTREELLREKHDNTVLIAETLQQKKLLGKYNRVSMYAVEEYEALQADLELEKDLRAEAEKFAQEVLVEQKKLKRQSKALLQSVSPSEALQNALKEITALTHKLETQRLEHQQQLKRLEDELHASDWKKQLSLLEKKAELLEEERRDMQEKCTRAETEAKDMRFTVEELQKKLQQVSNPVPAPPAPPPPPPPPPPPPPPSVSTNPLSSLLSMLRKKKDTNNGIPLVEKDSPAKEPDIRQQAVTEMMERIKKGIQLRPVGHNRAKQPQQRERIPSSSAIQELKGILSSVKRPSPCPSPPARPSSPEPQSELQKVLLKRRGVLETTSDSTSSQTFPSSVLDLTRVKHTPTGPGLSTNHQAAPH, from the exons ATGGCGGCGACAGATAGAGAAGAACAGCAGATGAGGACCATAAACGAGCTCTCAGACCGAG CTTTCCGCCAGTATGAGGGCCTGCGGAAAGAGCACGAGAAAACCAAGCTGGAG tgCAAACAGCTGAAGAAGGAGCGAGATGAAGCCCAACGGAAGCTGGAGGAGTTTGAGAGag tgTCTCACAGGGTGCTGCAGGAGGTCAGCAGTATACAGGAGAATCTGGAGGTTGAGAAGACCTGCAGGGAGACGGTGGAGGCCTTGGCATCTAAG ctgAACAGACAGAACCGTTCTCTGAAGAGGAAGAGTATGCTGTACCTGGCCCATCTGGGCGCTGATGTCATTGCAGATATTAAGCtagatgatgaggatgaggatgaagcAGATGATCAGGCGGAGGAGTCTGGCAcctgtagctccgcccactgCCAGTTCCTCATCACAG agcTCAGGGATAAATTGGAGTCGGCTCAGGAGGAGAAGAAGCACCTGGCCATCGATCTGGACTCTGTGAAAGATCAGCTGCGCAAAACCAGAGAGGAA cTGCTGAGAGAAAAACATGATAATACTGTTTTGATTGCCGAAACGCTCCAACAAAAGAAGCTCTTGGGGAAATATAACAGAG tgtcTATGTATGCTGTAGAGGAGTATGAGGCTCTGCAGGCTGatctggagctggagaaggaccTGCGTGCAGAAGCTGAGAAGTTTGCACAAGAG gtgctgGTGGAGCAGAAGAAGCTGAAGAGACAGAGTAAAGCTCTGCTGCAGAGCGTGTCTCCATCAGAAGCTCTACAGAACGCCCTCAAAGAGATCACAGCGCTCACACACAAGCTGGAGACACAGAGACTGGAGCACCAACAACAg TTAAAGCGTTTGGAGGATGAACTACATGCTTCTGATTGGAAGAAACAGCTGTCACTGTTGGAGAAGAAGGCGGAGCttctggaggaggagaggagagatatGCAGGAGAAATGTACTAGAGCAGAAACTGAGGCAAAGGACATGCGCttcacag TCGAGGAACTGCAGAAGAAGCTCCAACAAGTTTCCAACCCTGTTCCTGCCCCTCcagcacctccacccccaccaccgcctccaccacctccacctcctccttcaGTGTCAACCAACCCGCTCAG CTCACTCTTGTCAATGCTCCGTAAGAAAAAGGACACCAATAATGGCATTCCACTGGTAGAAAAAGACTCTCCAGCAAAAGAACCAG aCATTAGGCAGCAGGCCGTGACGGAGATGATGGAACGAATCAAAAAAGGCATTCAGCTTCGGCCAGTTGGCCACAACAGAGCCAAACAACCACAG CAGAGAGAGCGAATACCGTCCAGTTCTGCCATTCAGGAGCTTAAAGGAATTCTG AGTTCAGTAAAACGCCCCTCCCCCTGCCCCTCCCCTCCTGCACGGCCCTCATCCCCCGAACCGCAGTCTGAACTCCAGAAAGTGTTGCTGAAACGCCGTGGCGTGCTGGAGACCACATCGGACAGCA catcATCACAGACCTTTCCCAGCAGTGTTCTGGACCTGACCCGTGTTAAGCACACTCCTACTGGACCTGGACTCTCCACAAATCACCAGGCCGCACCGCACTGA